The following proteins are co-located in the Trichormus variabilis 0441 genome:
- the aroF gene encoding 3-deoxy-7-phosphoheptulonate synthase, translating to MIVVMKVGSPEVEINRINDELTSWGLTPEKIIGKHKVVIGLVGETADLDPLQIQEVSPWIEQVLRVELPYKRASRQYRHGEASEVVVNTPDGPVVFGENQALVVVAGPCSVENEEMIIETAQRVKAAGAKFLRGGAYKPRTSPYAFQGHGESALELLAKARDVSGLGIITEVMDASELDIIAEVADVIQVGARNMQNFSLLKKVGAQPKPVLLKRGMAATIEDWLMAAEYVLAAGNPNVILCERGIRTFDRQYTRNTLDLSVVPVLRKLTHLPIMIDPSHGTGWAEYVPSMAMAAIAAGTDSLMIEVHPNPKKALSDGPQSLTPEHFDRLMQELAVIGKAVGRWPQPAVVTA from the coding sequence ATGATAGTAGTCATGAAAGTCGGTTCCCCAGAAGTGGAAATCAACCGGATTAATGATGAATTAACCAGTTGGGGGCTGACACCAGAAAAAATTATCGGCAAACACAAAGTAGTAATTGGCTTAGTAGGTGAAACCGCCGATTTAGACCCCTTACAAATCCAAGAAGTTAGCCCTTGGATTGAGCAAGTATTACGGGTAGAACTGCCTTATAAACGCGCTAGCCGCCAATATCGTCACGGTGAAGCCTCGGAAGTAGTTGTTAATACTCCAGATGGTCCAGTCGTATTTGGTGAAAACCAAGCTTTAGTGGTGGTTGCTGGTCCCTGTTCCGTCGAAAATGAGGAAATGATTATTGAGACGGCGCAGCGCGTCAAGGCAGCCGGCGCTAAGTTTTTACGCGGTGGTGCATATAAGCCCCGTACTTCACCTTACGCTTTTCAAGGTCACGGCGAAAGTGCTTTGGAATTGTTGGCAAAGGCGCGGGATGTTAGCGGCTTAGGTATCATCACCGAAGTGATGGACGCGTCGGAACTGGATATTATTGCAGAAGTGGCTGATGTTATCCAGGTAGGTGCAAGAAATATGCAGAATTTCTCCCTACTGAAAAAAGTAGGGGCGCAGCCAAAACCAGTATTACTGAAGCGAGGGATGGCAGCTACTATCGAAGATTGGTTGATGGCAGCCGAGTACGTTCTAGCAGCAGGTAACCCTAATGTAATTTTATGTGAACGAGGTATTCGTACTTTTGACCGTCAATATACACGTAACACTTTAGATTTGTCGGTAGTTCCAGTATTGAGGAAATTAACTCACCTACCAATTATGATTGATCCCAGTCATGGTACTGGTTGGGCTGAGTATGTACCATCAATGGCGATGGCAGCGATCGCAGCTGGTACTGATTCTTTGATGATTGAAGTACACCCCAATCCCAAAAAAGCCCTATCCGACGGGCCGCAATCCCTCACACCAGAACATTTTGACCGCTTAATGCAGGAATTAGCAGTCATTGGTAAAGCTGTAGGACGCTGGCCACAACCAGCAGTTGTAACTGCATAA
- a CDS encoding PAM68 family protein, whose protein sequence is MPAEESERSRLPFEPKKKRQKPAKAPSKPPVQLKEADKQDKKQLPYTKEEMAIPQVVSQRMIRRVAAFCGIPTALGITTLVSSYLLTIYSDIQLAPIAVLLVNMGFFGLGVLGITYGVLSASWDEERTGSLLGLGEFGTNWGRMVEGWRETRQKKV, encoded by the coding sequence ATGCCTGCTGAAGAATCTGAACGCAGTCGTTTGCCTTTTGAACCAAAAAAAAAGCGCCAAAAACCTGCAAAAGCTCCCAGTAAGCCACCAGTACAGCTAAAAGAAGCCGACAAGCAGGACAAAAAGCAGCTACCTTATACTAAAGAAGAGATGGCAATTCCCCAAGTGGTAAGCCAAAGGATGATCCGCCGTGTAGCGGCATTCTGCGGTATACCAACAGCTTTGGGTATCACTACTTTAGTTTCTAGTTACCTGCTGACCATTTATTCTGATATCCAACTAGCTCCCATCGCTGTTTTATTGGTGAATATGGGGTTTTTTGGTTTGGGGGTTCTGGGGATCACTTATGGTGTCCTATCTGCCTCTTGGGATGAAGAAAGAACTGGTAGTCTCTTGGGTTTAGGTGAATTTGGCACCAACTGGGGACGAATGGTAGAAGGTTGGCGTGAAACGCGGCAAAAAAAGGTGTGA
- the rpsO gene encoding 30S ribosomal protein S15 has product MALTQQRKQEIINNYQVHGTDTGSTDVQIAMLTERINRLSEHLQANKKDHSSRRGLLKLIGHRKRLLAYLQQESREKYQALISRLGIRG; this is encoded by the coding sequence ATGGCTCTGACGCAACAGCGCAAACAAGAAATAATTAATAACTACCAAGTTCACGGAACTGACACCGGTTCTACCGATGTCCAAATCGCTATGCTGACTGAACGGATTAACCGCCTCAGCGAGCATCTACAAGCCAATAAAAAAGACCATTCTTCTCGCCGGGGATTATTAAAACTGATTGGTCATCGCAAGCGCCTTTTGGCTTACTTGCAACAAGAAAGTCGGGAAAAATATCAGGCTTTGATTAGTCGTCTTGGTATTCGTGGATAG
- a CDS encoding universal stress protein has protein sequence MLKKILVALDRSDIGQQVFEQALVLAKATQAKLLLLHVLSPEEEGSPHIPMVSGYDYYPGLNGQSFELYQKQWDTFKNEGVRMLQTLCAKANTQGVSTEFSQTLGNPGRTICKLATNWNADLIVMGHRGLSGVKELFLGSVSNYVLHHTPCSVHIVHDLGRVKDTEPVQDPTQEPQPLPA, from the coding sequence ATGTTAAAAAAAATTTTAGTTGCATTGGATCGCTCCGACATAGGGCAGCAAGTTTTTGAACAAGCGCTGGTTTTAGCAAAAGCAACACAAGCCAAATTATTATTGCTGCACGTCCTATCTCCGGAAGAAGAAGGCAGTCCGCATATACCGATGGTGTCTGGTTATGACTACTATCCTGGTTTAAACGGTCAAAGTTTTGAGTTATACCAAAAACAATGGGACACCTTTAAAAATGAGGGTGTACGGATGTTGCAAACTCTGTGTGCCAAAGCAAATACCCAAGGAGTTTCCACTGAATTTTCCCAAACCCTGGGCAACCCTGGCCGCACCATCTGTAAATTAGCTACTAATTGGAATGCTGATTTAATTGTGATGGGACATCGGGGCTTATCCGGTGTCAAAGAATTATTCCTTGGTAGTGTCAGTAATTACGTCCTGCACCATACCCCTTGTTCAGTGCATATAGTACATGATTTAGGCAGAGTTAAAGATACAGAACCAGTGCAGGATCCAACTCAAGAACCGCAGCCATTGCCTGCATAG
- the hoxE gene encoding bidirectional hydrogenase complex protein HoxE has product MTTTTPPHPHPSGDKRLKMLDAAIKRHQYQQDALIEILHKAQELFGYLENDLLLYIAHSLKLPPSRVYGVATFYHLFSLAPQGVHSCVVCTGTACYVKGAQAILTDLEKSTRIHAGETTADGQLSLLTARCLGACGIAPAVVFDGKVLGNQTPESVSERVQGWL; this is encoded by the coding sequence ATGACTACCACAACGCCGCCTCATCCCCATCCCAGTGGTGATAAACGCTTGAAGATGCTGGATGCAGCTATCAAGCGTCACCAGTATCAGCAAGACGCATTAATTGAAATTCTTCACAAAGCCCAAGAACTGTTTGGCTATTTAGAAAACGACTTATTACTTTATATTGCCCATAGCTTGAAGCTACCGCCTAGCCGAGTGTATGGAGTAGCAACTTTCTATCATTTGTTTTCCCTAGCGCCCCAGGGAGTCCATAGTTGTGTGGTGTGTACGGGTACGGCTTGTTATGTGAAAGGCGCACAAGCAATTTTGACTGATTTGGAAAAGTCTACTCGCATTCATGCTGGGGAAACTACTGCGGATGGTCAATTATCACTGCTAACGGCACGGTGTTTGGGTGCTTGTGGGATTGCTCCGGCTGTGGTTTTTGATGGCAAAGTATTAGGTAATCAAACCCCAGAATCAGTGAGTGAGCGTGTGCAAGGATGGCTATGA
- a CDS encoding NuoF family protein, whose translation MELNELLDIGRQERSQQKPVQIRCCTAAGCLSANSQAVKQQLEEAVKAEGLEDGVQVAGVGCMRLCCQGPLVEVEGSGEEETTQKLYGKVRSEDASVIVGTLRGKAAQLSVVDLKQPFFTYQAPIVLENSGKIDPERIQAYIAAQGYQALYQVLREMTPAGVVDSVNRSGLRGRGGAGYPTGLKWATVAKAKGERKFVICNADEGDPGAFMDRSVLESDPHRVLEGMAIAAYAVGASQGYIYVRAEYPIAIKRLQTAIHQAQRLGLLGSNIFESPFDFKIDIRIGAGAYVCGEETALMASIEGKRGVPHPRPPYPAESGLWGYPTLINNVETFANIAPIIRKGADWFASIGTAKSKGTKVFALAGKIRNTGLIEVPMGTSLRQIVEQMGGGIPDGGVAKAVQTGGPSGGCIPASAFDTPVDYESLTNLGSMMGSGGMIVMDDTTNMVDVARFFMEFCMDESCGKCIPCRVGTVQLHGLLSKIREGKASFADLELLEELCDMVKNTSLCGLGQSAPNPVFSTLRYFRDEYLALIAE comes from the coding sequence ATGGAACTGAATGAATTACTAGATATTGGCAGACAGGAACGCTCTCAACAGAAACCAGTGCAGATTCGTTGCTGTACGGCGGCTGGTTGTTTGTCTGCGAATTCGCAAGCGGTTAAACAACAATTAGAAGAGGCAGTGAAAGCTGAAGGTTTGGAGGATGGGGTACAAGTCGCTGGTGTTGGTTGTATGCGCTTGTGTTGTCAGGGGCCTTTGGTGGAGGTAGAGGGGAGTGGGGAAGAAGAGACGACACAAAAGCTTTACGGGAAGGTTAGGTCTGAGGATGCGTCAGTGATTGTTGGTACTTTAAGAGGGAAAGCGGCACAATTGTCAGTTGTTGACTTAAAACAGCCATTTTTTACTTATCAAGCGCCAATTGTTTTAGAGAACAGTGGCAAAATTGACCCGGAAAGGATTCAAGCTTATATTGCGGCTCAAGGTTATCAGGCGCTTTACCAAGTGTTGCGGGAGATGACACCGGCGGGAGTTGTAGACAGTGTTAACCGTAGTGGTTTGCGGGGGCGTGGTGGTGCTGGCTATCCCACGGGTTTGAAATGGGCAACGGTGGCTAAGGCGAAGGGAGAGCGCAAATTTGTCATCTGTAACGCGGATGAGGGAGACCCAGGGGCTTTCATGGATAGGAGTGTGTTGGAAAGTGATCCGCATCGGGTGTTGGAGGGAATGGCGATCGCTGCCTATGCTGTGGGTGCTAGTCAAGGTTATATTTATGTTAGGGCAGAATATCCCATTGCTATCAAACGCCTACAAACTGCTATTCATCAAGCCCAAAGGCTCGGTTTGTTAGGTAGTAATATATTTGAGTCTCCCTTTGATTTTAAAATCGATATCCGCATTGGTGCGGGGGCTTATGTCTGCGGTGAAGAAACAGCCTTGATGGCTTCCATTGAGGGTAAACGCGGTGTCCCTCATCCCCGTCCTCCTTACCCGGCTGAGTCTGGTTTATGGGGTTATCCTACTTTAATTAATAACGTCGAAACATTCGCCAATATTGCCCCCATCATTCGTAAAGGTGCGGACTGGTTTGCTAGTATCGGTACGGCTAAAAGTAAGGGGACGAAGGTTTTTGCTCTGGCTGGTAAGATTCGCAACACGGGTTTAATTGAAGTGCCGATGGGTACATCCTTACGGCAAATAGTCGAACAGATGGGTGGTGGTATTCCCGATGGTGGTGTTGCTAAAGCTGTACAAACAGGCGGCCCTTCTGGGGGATGTATTCCCGCTTCTGCTTTTGATACTCCTGTAGACTACGAATCTTTAACTAACTTGGGTTCTATGATGGGTTCTGGCGGGATGATTGTTATGGATGACACCACCAACATGGTAGATGTTGCCCGATTTTTCATGGAATTTTGTATGGATGAATCTTGTGGTAAGTGTATTCCTTGCCGGGTGGGAACTGTGCAGCTACATGGATTATTGAGCAAGATTCGGGAAGGTAAGGCTTCATTTGCTGACTTAGAACTGTTAGAAGAACTGTGCGATATGGTGAAAAATACCAGCTTGTGTGGTCTTGGTCAGTCTGCACCTAATCCGGTATTTAGTACATTACGTTACTTTCGTGATGAATATTTGGCGTTGATAGCCGAGTGA
- a CDS encoding type II toxin-antitoxin system RelE family toxin, translating to MEKLDGLETVLEFLKGLQPKIAAHIAKKVMSLNIDPLPADYKELTGYPGYYRVDSREYRIVYRFDPDADLVEVILVGKRNDDEVYKQLKRLLG from the coding sequence ATGGAAAAATTAGACGGTTTAGAAACAGTTCTCGAATTTCTCAAAGGTTTACAGCCTAAAATAGCTGCTCACATCGCCAAAAAAGTCATGTCGCTCAATATTGACCCCCTACCCGCAGACTATAAAGAATTAACTGGTTATCCTGGATACTATCGCGTAGATTCGAGAGAATATCGTATTGTTTACCGCTTTGATCCAGATGCAGATTTAGTTGAAGTGATTTTAGTTGGTAAACGTAACGATGATGAAGTATACAAACAACTCAAACGTTTGCTGGGGTAA
- a CDS encoding type II toxin-antitoxin system prevent-host-death family antitoxin, which yields MRQFPLQEIQNLHSDALQQATTEPIILTSESQSSYVIMSVENYEQLMNRITQLEDLILGQQAQMAVAKSNMIGSEIFTAELERLAALDD from the coding sequence ATGCGCCAGTTTCCCCTTCAAGAAATCCAAAATCTCCACAGTGATGCCCTACAACAAGCTACAACCGAACCCATCATCCTGACAAGTGAGTCACAATCTAGTTACGTGATTATGTCAGTAGAAAATTACGAGCAATTAATGAATCGAATTACCCAATTAGAAGATTTGATTTTAGGTCAACAAGCACAAATGGCTGTGGCTAAATCTAACATGATAGGCTCAGAAATTTTTACCGCAGAACTCGAACGTTTAGCAGCGCTTGATGACTAA
- the hoxU gene encoding bidirectional hydrogenase complex protein HoxU, whose amino-acid sequence MSVKTLTINDQLISAQEEETLLQAAQEAGIHIPTLCHLEGVGDVGACRLCLVEVAGSNKLLPACVTKVAEGMEVSTNSDRLQRYRRTIVEMLFAEGNHICSVCVANNNCELQDLAIEMGMDHVRLEYHFPNRKVDISHDRFGVDHNRCVLCTRCIRVCDEIEGAHTWDMAGRGTNSHVITDLSQPWGTSDTCTSCGKCVNACPTGAIFYQGSSVGEMKRDRAKLDFLVTAREKQQWNL is encoded by the coding sequence ATGTCAGTCAAGACTTTAACAATTAACGACCAACTCATTAGCGCTCAGGAGGAGGAAACCTTACTACAAGCAGCGCAGGAGGCGGGGATTCATATTCCTACACTGTGCCATTTAGAAGGTGTTGGTGATGTGGGTGCTTGTCGGCTGTGTTTGGTGGAAGTTGCTGGTAGTAACAAATTGTTGCCTGCTTGTGTGACGAAAGTTGCTGAAGGGATGGAAGTTTCCACAAATAGCGATCGCCTACAAAGATACCGTCGTACAATTGTCGAAATGCTTTTTGCCGAAGGTAATCATATTTGCTCGGTTTGCGTGGCTAACAATAATTGCGAACTGCAAGACTTAGCCATTGAAATGGGTATGGATCATGTGCGATTAGAATACCATTTCCCTAACCGCAAAGTTGATATTTCTCACGATCGCTTTGGGGTTGACCATAACCGTTGTGTACTTTGTACTCGCTGCATCCGTGTTTGTGACGAAATCGAAGGCGCACACACTTGGGATATGGCAGGTAGAGGAACAAATTCTCATGTAATTACCGACCTCAGCCAACCTTGGGGAACTTCCGACACTTGTACTTCCTGCGGTAAATGCGTCAATGCTTGCCCCACAGGAGCTATATTTTACCAGGGTTCTAGTGTTGGGGAAATGAAACGCGATCGCGCCAAACTCGATTTTTTAGTTACAGCACGGGAAAAACAACAATGGAACCTTTAG
- a CDS encoding DUF3122 domain-containing protein, which yields MGKTTRQATIRSNKKTRFPLSMCLSPTSFKTLFWWLLLLGIMTLYIFLGLGSLPSPTLLANAAVNPSEAASKEILYRSLTKLDDQSGHVWQVVLFKQVYPGQAETVNLRLVGFPGSAELLHPQPLKITTATGKVLTAADVFLDEAPAPTIGQYDFKDILPQLSIEPLVLSIPLPSDTINISVPQRVVQDWQKVMNGES from the coding sequence ATGGGCAAAACTACCAGACAAGCAACAATCAGAAGCAACAAGAAGACTCGATTCCCATTGTCGATGTGCTTATCTCCGACTTCTTTCAAAACTCTGTTTTGGTGGCTGCTATTGTTGGGGATAATGACGCTATATATATTCCTGGGTTTAGGAAGCCTACCGTCACCAACCCTCTTGGCCAACGCTGCTGTCAATCCGTCAGAAGCAGCATCAAAAGAAATTCTTTATCGCTCACTCACAAAATTAGATGATCAATCAGGACACGTTTGGCAGGTTGTACTGTTTAAGCAAGTTTATCCTGGTCAAGCCGAAACCGTAAATTTGCGGCTGGTAGGCTTTCCCGGTTCTGCCGAGTTGCTTCATCCCCAACCTTTAAAGATTACCACCGCCACAGGTAAAGTTTTGACTGCTGCCGATGTCTTCCTAGATGAAGCACCAGCACCGACTATCGGTCAGTATGACTTTAAGGATATACTGCCCCAACTATCTATAGAACCGTTAGTTTTAAGTATCCCTTTACCCAGCGATACCATCAATATTTCAGTCCCCCAACGCGTTGTTCAAGATTGGCAGAAAGTAATGAATGGGGAGTCATGA
- a CDS encoding oxidoreductase → MSRLKLATVWLGGCSGCHMSFLDLDEWLIDLAAQADVVFSPFADIKEYPEGVDVVLVEGAIANEEHLTTIKIVRERSQILISFGDCAVTGNVTALRNPLGSAEPVLQRCYIQAVDINPQIPQEPGIVPPLLDRVTPVHSIVPVDIYLPGCPPSATRIRAALEPLLQGKTPHLSGREFIKFG, encoded by the coding sequence ATGTCTCGTTTGAAGTTAGCAACAGTATGGTTAGGTGGATGTTCTGGCTGTCATATGTCCTTTCTTGATTTGGACGAATGGCTGATTGATTTAGCTGCACAGGCAGATGTAGTTTTTAGTCCTTTTGCAGATATCAAGGAATATCCAGAGGGAGTGGATGTAGTATTGGTGGAAGGTGCGATCGCTAATGAAGAACATCTCACCACTATTAAAATTGTCAGGGAACGTTCTCAAATATTAATTTCCTTCGGTGACTGTGCAGTAACAGGTAACGTCACAGCCTTACGTAATCCCTTGGGTAGTGCTGAACCAGTCTTGCAACGCTGTTATATCCAAGCAGTCGATATTAACCCCCAAATTCCTCAAGAACCGGGAATCGTGCCGCCTTTATTAGATAGAGTGACACCTGTACATTCCATAGTTCCAGTAGATATTTATTTACCAGGTTGTCCACCCTCAGCAACCCGAATTAGAGCAGCTTTAGAACCACTATTACAAGGCAAAACACCACATTTATCTGGGCGGGAATTTATTAAATTTGGTTGA
- a CDS encoding CBS domain-containing protein, with amino-acid sequence MLKASDVMTKDVATIRSSATVAEAVKLMRARDWRALIVDRRHEQDAYGIISESDIVYKVIAYGRDPYKIRVYEIMSKPCIAVNPDLGLEYVARLFADYGLHRAPVIQGELVGIISLTDILAQSDFLEQPYTILLEQQLQDEIKKARAVCTQKGINSEECAAAWDVIEEMQAEMAHQRAEKVSKIAFDDYCDEYPEALEA; translated from the coding sequence ATGTTAAAAGCATCAGACGTTATGACTAAAGATGTGGCTACTATTCGTAGTTCCGCAACCGTAGCTGAAGCCGTGAAATTAATGCGTGCTAGAGATTGGCGAGCGCTAATTGTAGACCGTCGCCACGAACAAGATGCTTATGGGATTATTAGTGAGAGCGATATTGTTTATAAAGTCATTGCTTATGGTAGAGACCCTTATAAAATACGAGTCTACGAAATCATGAGCAAGCCTTGTATCGCTGTTAATCCTGACCTTGGGTTAGAGTACGTAGCTCGACTATTTGCTGATTATGGTCTCCACAGAGCGCCTGTGATTCAGGGTGAATTAGTAGGTATTATTTCCCTAACTGATATTTTGGCTCAGAGTGACTTTCTGGAACAACCCTATACTATTCTTCTAGAACAACAATTACAAGACGAAATTAAAAAAGCTCGTGCTGTCTGCACTCAAAAAGGAATTAATTCTGAAGAATGCGCCGCCGCCTGGGATGTAATTGAGGAAATGCAGGCAGAAATGGCACACCAACGAGCTGAAAAAGTTAGCAAAATCGCCTTTGATGATTACTGCGACGAGTATCCAGAAGCCTTAGAAGCCTAA
- a CDS encoding Ni/Fe hydrogenase subunit alpha, with the protein MSKRIVIDPVTRIEGHAKISIYLDDTGQVSDARFHVTEFRGFEKFCEGRPLWEMPGITARICGICPVSHLLASAKAGDRILSVTIPPTATKLRRLMNLGQILQSHALSFFHLTAPDLLLGMDSDPQKRNIFGLIAAQPELARGGIRLRQFGQEIIEVLGGAKIHPAWAVPGGVREPLSVEGRTHIQERIPEARTIALDALDRFKKLLKDYEKEVQTFGNFPSLFMGLVTPDGLWETYDGYIRFVDSAGNIIADKLDPARYQEFIGEAVQPDSYLKSPYYRPLGYPDQHDQCRIDSGMYRVGPLARLNICSHIGTTLADRELREFRELTSGTAKSSFFYHYARLIEILACIEHIEMLLDDPDILSNRLRSEAGVNQLEAVGVSEAPRGTLFHHYQVDENGLLQKVNLIIATGQNNLAMNRTVAQIARHFIQGTEIPEGMLNRVEAGIRAFDPCLSCSTHAAGQMPLHIQLVAANGNIVNQVWREKLGV; encoded by the coding sequence ATGTCTAAACGAATCGTCATCGACCCCGTTACCCGCATTGAAGGTCACGCCAAGATTAGTATCTACCTGGACGATACTGGACAAGTGAGCGATGCGCGTTTTCATGTCACGGAATTTCGTGGGTTTGAAAAGTTTTGTGAGGGTCGTCCTTTGTGGGAAATGCCGGGAATTACGGCGCGGATTTGTGGTATTTGTCCGGTGAGTCACTTGTTGGCTTCTGCAAAAGCAGGCGATCGCATTTTATCTGTTACCATACCCCCAACAGCAACTAAACTGCGCCGCCTGATGAATTTGGGGCAAATCCTCCAATCCCATGCACTCAGTTTCTTTCACCTCACCGCCCCAGATTTATTGCTGGGAATGGATAGCGACCCCCAAAAGCGCAATATCTTCGGGTTAATTGCAGCTCAACCAGAACTCGCTCGTGGTGGGATTCGTCTGCGCCAATTTGGACAAGAAATTATTGAAGTGTTGGGAGGAGCAAAAATTCACCCAGCTTGGGCTGTTCCTGGTGGTGTACGAGAACCCCTATCTGTTGAAGGGCGGACTCATATACAAGAACGCATTCCTGAAGCCCGGACTATTGCCTTGGATGCGTTGGATAGATTCAAGAAACTGCTCAAAGATTATGAAAAAGAGGTGCAGACTTTTGGTAACTTCCCCAGTTTGTTTATGGGTTTGGTAACACCTGATGGCTTGTGGGAAACTTACGATGGATATATTCGTTTTGTGGATAGTGCAGGTAATATCATTGCGGATAAACTAGACCCCGCACGTTATCAAGAATTTATTGGCGAAGCAGTTCAACCAGATTCTTATTTAAAATCGCCTTATTATCGACCTTTGGGTTATCCTGACCAACATGACCAATGTCGGATAGATAGCGGAATGTATCGAGTAGGGCCGTTAGCTCGGCTGAATATTTGTAGTCACATTGGTACAACTTTAGCAGATCGTGAATTGCGAGAATTCCGGGAACTGACTTCAGGTACAGCTAAATCATCGTTTTTCTACCACTATGCTCGTTTAATTGAAATTCTGGCTTGTATAGAACACATTGAAATGTTACTTGATGACCCAGATATTCTGTCAAATCGATTGCGTTCCGAAGCAGGTGTGAATCAATTAGAAGCCGTTGGTGTGAGTGAAGCACCAAGAGGTACATTATTTCATCATTATCAAGTCGATGAAAATGGCTTACTGCAAAAAGTGAATTTAATTATCGCTACTGGTCAAAATAACTTAGCGATGAATCGCACAGTGGCCCAAATCGCCAGACATTTCATTCAAGGAACAGAAATTCCTGAAGGAATGCTCAATCGTGTAGAAGCAGGAATCCGGGCTTTTGACCCCTGTTTAAGTTGTTCCACCCATGCAGCCGGACAAATGCCATTACACATTCAATTAGTTGCAGCAAATGGAAATATTGTTAATCAAGTTTGGCGAGAAAAATTAGGGGTATAG
- a CDS encoding RidA family protein, producing MTERLTHAVNSLRTKLSRRNTLLWLGGSGLGTGFVLGTQKGVMATSQQKKDVQLVNPPTLYDATRNGYSHIAVTPAKSRTVYISGQFGSDLQGNLVSPEFEPQLIRAFQNLRFALDAVGAKPSDVVKTTVLIVDHTQDKLIPLGRQIQNLWPFRPPANTLIPVPRLALDGMLFEIDAYAVIPEKD from the coding sequence ATGACTGAACGTCTTACCCATGCAGTAAATTCACTAAGAACAAAACTATCACGACGAAATACGCTTTTGTGGCTTGGAGGTAGTGGACTAGGTACTGGTTTTGTTCTCGGAACACAGAAGGGAGTAATGGCTACATCCCAACAGAAAAAAGATGTGCAATTGGTGAACCCACCAACCTTATATGATGCAACCCGAAATGGTTATAGTCATATAGCTGTGACACCAGCAAAGTCGAGAACAGTCTATATTTCTGGTCAATTTGGTTCGGATTTGCAAGGAAATCTTGTCTCCCCTGAGTTTGAACCACAGTTAATCAGGGCTTTTCAGAACCTCCGCTTTGCCTTAGACGCAGTTGGTGCAAAACCCAGCGATGTTGTCAAAACAACTGTACTTATAGTTGATCATACTCAAGATAAATTGATTCCCTTAGGGAGACAAATTCAAAATCTATGGCCATTTCGACCACCAGCCAACACCCTCATTCCTGTTCCTAGACTTGCACTTGACGGGATGTTATTTGAAATTGATGCTTATGCGGTGATTCCAGAGAAAGATTAA